From the Solanum lycopersicum chromosome 10, SLM_r2.1 genome, one window contains:
- the LOC101255546 gene encoding casparian strip membrane protein 1 produces the protein MEKSESTKIDVVETNKEKKGKAPLLGTAAAPAIVAAVGHDGHAKGGAKRGIAIFDLILRIAAFASALGATVAMATTEETLPFFTQFFQFEASYDDLPTFSFFVVGMGIVVAYLVLSVPFSIVCIVRSHAVVPRLLLIIFDTVIIALATGAAGSSAAIVYLAHNGNQDANWLAICQQFGDFCQRASGAVVAAFVTVVLLILMVVISASALRRH, from the exons ATGGAAAAAAGTGAATCAACCAAAATTGATGTTGTGGAAactaacaaagaaaagaaaggaaaagcCCCACTTTTAGGAACAGCAGCTGCTCCTGCTATTGTTGCTGCTGTTGGTCATGATGGACATGCAAAAGGAGGTGCTAAAAGAGGAATTGCAATTTTTGACCTTATTTTAAGAATAGCTGCTTTTGCTTCTGCTTTAGGTGCTACTGTGGCTATGGCTACTACTGAAGAAACTCTTCCCTTTTTCACTCAGTTCTTTCAGTTTGAAGCTAGCTACGACGATCTTCCTACTTTTTC GTTTTTTGTGGTAGGTATGGGAATAGTTGTTGCATACCTTGTCCTCTCAGTACCTTTTTCTATTGTTTGCATTGTACGATCCCATGCAGTTGTACCAAGGCTACTCCTCATTATATTTGATACG GTGATTATTGCATTGGCAACGGGTGCAGCAGGGTCATCAGCGGCCATAGTGTATCTGGCTCACAATGGAAACCAAGATGCAAATTGGTTAGCAATTTGCCAACAATTTGGTGATTTCTGTCAAAGGGCCAGTGGAGCGGTGGTGGCCGCCTTTGTCACGGTGGTGCTCTTAATCCTCATGGTGGTGATATCTGCTTCCGCTCTTCGAAGACATTAA
- the LOC101255845 gene encoding protein S40-7, whose translation MDQNGVVSFRHRQSPSSDRFLGVFSPPLSDAALVGGTDEPVADDDELNEDDVFWTGRALTESQLRSTSPSRNSFRQPEKFGILAALVEDQQKTNLPVVRRKPSIASSPSSTDSISQSPISSSPSTVIPSARAFPLIPKPPSGINNFSHSKSMPARKFQHSAPVNVPIMAKKAPKQGDLAEVEIDDDDADDEMLPPHEMVARGSMRSPRTTFSVLEGVGRTLKGRDLRQVRNAVWRQTGFQD comes from the coding sequence ATGGATCAAAACGGCGTCGTTAGCTTCCGCCACCGTCAATCTCCATCCTCCGATCGGTTTCTCGGCGTTTTCTCTCCGCCGCTGAGTGATGCTGCTCTCGTCGGCGGGACAGATGAACCAGTGGCCGATGATGATGAGCTTAACGAAGATGATGTGTTCTGGACTGGAAGAGCTTTGACTGAATCTCAACTCCGTTCTACTTCTCCTTCACGGAATAGTTTCCGGCAGCCTGAGAAGTTTGGTATTCTCGCGGCATTAGTGGAGGATCAGCAGAAAACTAATTTGCCTGTTGTCCGTCGGAAGCCTTCAATCGCTTCTTCGCCATCTAGTACGGATTCGATCTCGCAATCGCCGATTTCATCTTCGCCTTCTACTGTGATACCGTCTGCACGTGCTTTTCCTTTGATTCCTAAGCCGCCATCAGGTATCAATAATTTTAGTCACTCAAAATCCATGCCGGCGAGGAAGTTCCAGCACTCAGCTCCTGTCAATGTTCCAATAATGGCGAAGAAGGCACCAAAGCAGGGAGACCTTGCTGAAGTTGAAATTGACGACGATGATGCCGACGATGAGATGTTACCTCCGCATGAAATGGTGGCCCGAGGATCAATGAGGTCTCCTAGAACCACTTTCTCGGTGCTGGAAGGCGTGGGAAGAACTCTCAAGGGGAGGGATCTTCGTCAGGTTCGCAATGCTGTGTGGCGCCAAACAGGTTTTCAGGATTGA
- the LOC101256143 gene encoding uncharacterized protein: MSSICRSKPVEGLRLLNRVLTTSTPYIHRSDRSIATVAFEEVRSSPDKPYDFTAFIFHGLLGSGRNWRSFSRSLGSSLSADGVNWRMVLVDLRNHGNSAKIEGFVPPHDMENAAKDVANLVISKGWDWPDVVIGHSMGGKVALQYVESCSRGVYGQSARLPKQLWVLDSVPGKVNPDDSNREVEKVMQTLQSLPSPIPSRKWLVDHLLKLGFSKALSEWLGSNLEKSGDSMTWNFNIEAAAEMFDSYREKDYWPLLEHPPKGTEIAIVRAERSDRWDPETVQKLESIASNRTGGSEGKMSYHLLPNSGHWVHVENPKGLLEIITPKLASIV, encoded by the exons ATGTCGAGCATTTGCAGAAGCAAACCGGTCGAAGGCCTTAGACTCCTGAACCGGGTTCTAACTACATCGACGCCGTATATCCACCGGTCAGACCGTTCCATCGCCACCGTAGCTTTCGAAGAAGTCCGATCTTCGCCGGATAAACCTTACGATTTCACAGCTTTTATATTCCACGGTCTCTTAGGTTCCGGTCGAAATTGGCGATCCTTCTCTCGTTCTCTAGGTTCCTCCCTTTCTGCAG ATGGTGTAAATTGGAGGATGGTTCTTGTGGATTTGCGGAATCATGGGAATTCAGCTAAAATTGAAGGCTTTGTGCCACCACATGATATGGAAAATGCTGCAAAAGATGTAGCTAATTTGGTGATTTCAAAGGGTTGGGATTGGCCTGATGTTGTTATAGGGCATTCCATGGGTGGTAAAGTCGCCTTGCAGTATGTTGAGAGCTGCTCTCGAGGTGTTTATGGCCAATCGGCTCGATTGCCCAAGCAG CTCTGGGTATTGGACTCTGTCCCTGGAAAGGTGAACCCTGATGATAGCAATAGAGAAGTAGAGAAAGTTATGCAGACACTGCAGAGCCTACCTTCACCAATCCCCTCTCGAAA ATGGCTGGTAGATCACTTGTTGAAACTCGGGTTTTCCAAGGCATTATCAGAATGGCTGGGCAGCAATCTTGAGAAATCAGGGGATAGCATGACATGGAACTTTAACATTGAAGCTGCTGCAGAGATGTTTGATTCTTACAG GGAGAAAGATTATTGGCCTTTGCTGGAGCACCCGCCAAAAGGGACAGAGATAGCGATTGTGCGTGCTGAGAGAAGTGATAGGTGGGATCCAGAGACTGTCCAGAAACTCGAAAGCATTGCTTCCAACAGAACTGGTGGATCCGAAGGCAAGATGTCCTATCATCTCCTTCCCAACTCTGGTCATTGGGTTCATGTCGAAAATCCAAAGGGGCTTCTTGAAATTATAACTCCTAAATTAGCTTCTATTGTTTAG
- the LOC101256436 gene encoding small ribosomal subunit protein uS11y, whose protein sequence is MSRRKTREPKEETVTLGPATREGELVFGVAHIFASFNDTFIHVTDLSGRETMVRITGGMKVKADRDESSPYAAMLAAQDVSQRCKELGINALHIKLRATGGNKTKTPGPGAQSALRALARSGMKIGRIEDVTPIPTDSTRRKGGRRGRRL, encoded by the exons ATG TCGAGGAGAAAGACCAGAGAGCCCAAGGAAGAGACTGTTACCCTTGGACCAGCTACCAGGGAAGGTGAATTGGTCTTTGGTGTTGCTCACATTTTCGCCTCTTTCAATGACACATTCATT CATGTGACTGATTTGTCTGGACGCGAAACAATGGTTCGCATTACTG GTGGCATGAAGGTGAAGGCTGACAGAGATGAATCTTCTCCTTATGCTGCTATGCTTGCAGCACAAGATGTTTCTCAACGATGCAAG GAGCTTGGAATTAATGCCCTTCACATTAAGCTTCGGGCTACAGGTGGGAACAAAACCAAGACTCCTGGTCCTGGTGCCCAGTCTGCTCTTAGAGCCCTTGCTCGATCCGGAATGAAAATTGGACGCATAG AGGATGTTACTCCTATTCCCACCGACAGTACTCGCAGAAAGGGTGGTAGAAGAGGAAGGAGGCTGTGA
- the Wiv-1 gene encoding acid invertase yields MEILRKSSSLWALPILVLCFFINNGVFVDASHKVYMHLQSTTSHVDASKVHRTGYHFQPPKNWINDPNGPMYYNGVYHLFYQYNPKGATWGNIVWAHSVSKDLINWIPLEPAIYPSKVFDKYGTWSGSATILPGNKPVILYTGIVDANKTQVQNYAIPANMSDPYLRKWIKPDNNPLIVADKNINKIQFRDPTTAWMGRDGYWRVLVGSVRNHRGKVIMYKSNKNFMKWTKAKHPLHSAQGTGNWECPDFFPVSLKNENGLDTSYDGKDVKHVLKVSFDVTRFDHYTVGTYDTKKDKYFPDNTSIDGWKGLRLDYGNYYASKTFFDSGKNRRILLGWANESDTVDNDVKKGWAGVHPIPRKIWLDPSGKQLVQWPVQELETLRKKKVQLNNKKLNKGEKVEIKGITVAQADVEVIFSFASLDKAEPFDSSWADLYAQDVCAIKGSTVQGGLGPFGLLTLASKNLEEYTPVFFRVFKAHDNYKVLMCSDASRSSLKNETTMYKPSFAGYVDVDLADKKLSLRSLIDNSIVESFGAGGKTCITSRVYPTLAIFDKAHLFAFNNGAETITIETLNAWSMANAKLH; encoded by the exons ATGGAGATTTTAAGAAAATCTTCTTCTCTTTGGGCTTTGCCAATTCTTGTGTTGTGTTTCTTTATCAACAATGGAGTATTTGTTGATGCTTCTCACAAAGTTTATATGCACTTGCAATCTACTACTAGTCATGTTGATGCTAGCAAGGTCCATAGAACTGGTTATCATTTTCAACCTCCTAAAAATTGGATTAACG ATCCAAATG GTCCAATGTATTACAACGGAGTGTACCATCTATTTTACCAGTACAACCCAAAAGGAGCAACATGGGGCAACATTGTTTGGGCTCATTCAGTCTCAAAGGACTTGATCAACTGGATCCCGCTCGAACCCGCTATCTACCCGTCTAAAGTATTTGACAAGTACGGTACATGGTCCGGGTCAGCCACAATCTTACCAGGCAACAAGCCTGTGATCCTCTACACTGGAATTGTGGATGCTAACAAAACACAAGTCCAAAACTACGCAATTCCAGCTAACATGTCTGATCCATATCTTCGTAAGTGGATCAAGCCCGATAACAATCCATTGATTGTCGCGgacaaaaacataaataaaatccaATTTCGCGATCCAACAACAGCTTGGATGGGCAGAGATGGATACTGGAGAGTATTGGTTGGGAGTGTGAGGAATCACAGGGGAAAAGTTATAATGTACAAGAGTAATAAGAACTTCATGAAATGGACAAAAGCTAAACACCCACTCCACTCAGCTCAGGGTACTGGGAATTGGGAATGTCCTGATTTTTTTCCAGTGtcattgaaaaatgaaaatggttTGGACACGTCGTACGATGGAAAAGATGTTAAACATGTTCTTAAAGTTAGCTTTGATGTTACGAGGTTTGATCACTATACAGTTGGTACGTACGACACCAAAAAGGATAAGTACTTTCCGGATAACACTTCTATTGATGGATGGAAAGGATTGAGACTTGATTACGGTAATTATTACGCGTCCAAGACGTTCTTTGATAGTGGCAAGAATCGTAGGATTTTATTGGGTTGGGCTAATGAATCAGATACTGTTGATAACGATGTGAAAAAAGGATGGGCCGGGGTTCACCCTATTCCTCGTAAAATATGGCTTGATCCTAGTGGGAAACAATTGGTTCAATGGCCTGTTCAAGAATTAGAAACACTAAGAAAGAAAAAGGttcaattaaataacaaaaaattgaacaagggagaaaaggttGAAATCAAAGGAATCACAGTTGCACAG gCTGACGTTGAAGTGATATTCTCATTCGCGAGTTTAGACAAGGCAGAGCCATTTGATTCTAGTTGGGCTGATCTTTATGCGCAAGATGTATGCGCCATTAAAGGTTCAACGGTTCAAGGTGGTCTTGGGCCTTTTGGGCTTCTAACTTTGGCTTCTAAAAACTTAGAAGAATACACACCCGTTTTCTTCAGAGTTTTCAAGGCTCATGATAATTACAAGGTTCTCATGTGTTCCGATGCCTCAAG GTCAAGCCTAAAGAATGAAACTACTATGTATAAACCATCATTTGCTGGATACGTAGATGTAGATTTAGCAGACAAGAAATTGTCTCTTAGAAGTTTG aTTGATAATTCGATAGTGGAAAGTTTTGGTGCTGGAGGAAAAACGTGCATTACATCAAGGGTTTATCCAACGTTGGCGATATTTGATAAAGCACATTTATTCGCCTTCAACAATGGCGCAGAGACGATCACAATTGAGACTCTAAATGCTTGGAGCATGGCTAATGCTAAGTTGCACTAG
- the Wiv-1 gene encoding acid invertase isoform X1 has product MEILRKSSSLWALPILVLCFFINNGVFVDASHKVYMHLQSTTSHVDASKVHRTGYHFQPPKNWINGPMYYNGVYHLFYQYNPKGATWGNIVWAHSVSKDLINWIPLEPAIYPSKVFDKYGTWSGSATILPGNKPVILYTGIVDANKTQVQNYAIPANMSDPYLRKWIKPDNNPLIVADKNINKIQFRDPTTAWMGRDGYWRVLVGSVRNHRGKVIMYKSNKNFMKWTKAKHPLHSAQGTGNWECPDFFPVSLKNENGLDTSYDGKDVKHVLKVSFDVTRFDHYTVGTYDTKKDKYFPDNTSIDGWKGLRLDYGNYYASKTFFDSGKNRRILLGWANESDTVDNDVKKGWAGVHPIPRKIWLDPSGKQLVQWPVQELETLRKKKVQLNNKKLNKGEKVEIKGITVAQADVEVIFSFASLDKAEPFDSSWADLYAQDVCAIKGSTVQGGLGPFGLLTLASKNLEEYTPVFFRVFKAHDNYKVLMCSDASRSSLKNETTMYKPSFAGYVDVDLADKKLSLRSLIDNSIVESFGAGGKTCITSRVYPTLAIFDKAHLFAFNNGAETITIETLNAWSMANAKLH; this is encoded by the exons ATGGAGATTTTAAGAAAATCTTCTTCTCTTTGGGCTTTGCCAATTCTTGTGTTGTGTTTCTTTATCAACAATGGAGTATTTGTTGATGCTTCTCACAAAGTTTATATGCACTTGCAATCTACTACTAGTCATGTTGATGCTAGCAAGGTCCATAGAACTGGTTATCATTTTCAACCTCCTAAAAATTGGATTAACG GTCCAATGTATTACAACGGAGTGTACCATCTATTTTACCAGTACAACCCAAAAGGAGCAACATGGGGCAACATTGTTTGGGCTCATTCAGTCTCAAAGGACTTGATCAACTGGATCCCGCTCGAACCCGCTATCTACCCGTCTAAAGTATTTGACAAGTACGGTACATGGTCCGGGTCAGCCACAATCTTACCAGGCAACAAGCCTGTGATCCTCTACACTGGAATTGTGGATGCTAACAAAACACAAGTCCAAAACTACGCAATTCCAGCTAACATGTCTGATCCATATCTTCGTAAGTGGATCAAGCCCGATAACAATCCATTGATTGTCGCGgacaaaaacataaataaaatccaATTTCGCGATCCAACAACAGCTTGGATGGGCAGAGATGGATACTGGAGAGTATTGGTTGGGAGTGTGAGGAATCACAGGGGAAAAGTTATAATGTACAAGAGTAATAAGAACTTCATGAAATGGACAAAAGCTAAACACCCACTCCACTCAGCTCAGGGTACTGGGAATTGGGAATGTCCTGATTTTTTTCCAGTGtcattgaaaaatgaaaatggttTGGACACGTCGTACGATGGAAAAGATGTTAAACATGTTCTTAAAGTTAGCTTTGATGTTACGAGGTTTGATCACTATACAGTTGGTACGTACGACACCAAAAAGGATAAGTACTTTCCGGATAACACTTCTATTGATGGATGGAAAGGATTGAGACTTGATTACGGTAATTATTACGCGTCCAAGACGTTCTTTGATAGTGGCAAGAATCGTAGGATTTTATTGGGTTGGGCTAATGAATCAGATACTGTTGATAACGATGTGAAAAAAGGATGGGCCGGGGTTCACCCTATTCCTCGTAAAATATGGCTTGATCCTAGTGGGAAACAATTGGTTCAATGGCCTGTTCAAGAATTAGAAACACTAAGAAAGAAAAAGGttcaattaaataacaaaaaattgaacaagggagaaaaggttGAAATCAAAGGAATCACAGTTGCACAG gCTGACGTTGAAGTGATATTCTCATTCGCGAGTTTAGACAAGGCAGAGCCATTTGATTCTAGTTGGGCTGATCTTTATGCGCAAGATGTATGCGCCATTAAAGGTTCAACGGTTCAAGGTGGTCTTGGGCCTTTTGGGCTTCTAACTTTGGCTTCTAAAAACTTAGAAGAATACACACCCGTTTTCTTCAGAGTTTTCAAGGCTCATGATAATTACAAGGTTCTCATGTGTTCCGATGCCTCAAG GTCAAGCCTAAAGAATGAAACTACTATGTATAAACCATCATTTGCTGGATACGTAGATGTAGATTTAGCAGACAAGAAATTGTCTCTTAGAAGTTTG aTTGATAATTCGATAGTGGAAAGTTTTGGTGCTGGAGGAAAAACGTGCATTACATCAAGGGTTTATCCAACGTTGGCGATATTTGATAAAGCACATTTATTCGCCTTCAACAATGGCGCAGAGACGATCACAATTGAGACTCTAAATGCTTGGAGCATGGCTAATGCTAAGTTGCACTAG